One segment of Halococcus salsus DNA contains the following:
- a CDS encoding oligosaccharide flippase family protein — MAEWGEPEANNGTGTPEGRMSQSTIVRSSFGTFLARVATSVSVFLAVFYLATTGASVLGVYSLFIAVVEVVGLVTDAGLSAAAKKRISEGVERDEFFTAALLTRLGIFVAVTAVLVGFRGEITAYIGHEFAVPFLLLCSLTYLVQSTLYESLSGEKRVARAGLLGFVSNGGRLVAWIPLLALDYGVFGIFVGVWLGQVLAVVVGVAMLSLRLRRPARRHFESLFRFAKYSWMGALQETSWIWTDTLILGVFVAPALVGVYELSWQITGVLFFVASAISSALFPSISELAARNDYDRVTDLLERSLVYVGIMSIPGFVGGIIFAEPILAMFGDEYRVGATVVVVLLLARAFHSYEVVFGEALNALDRPDLMFRTNLVFLVLLISLNVVGITLFGWVGAAFATTAAMVVRTALSFYFIRSILAFTVPTREIGFEVLAALFMGACLWVLTPDATLGIPTTILLVGTGAAIYALTVLALIERVRVEASGLVSNVRTLL, encoded by the coding sequence ATGGCTGAGTGGGGGGAACCCGAAGCCAACAATGGTACCGGAACGCCGGAGGGGCGGATGAGTCAGTCGACGATCGTTCGGTCCTCGTTCGGAACGTTTCTCGCCCGGGTCGCGACCTCCGTCTCCGTGTTCCTCGCGGTCTTCTACCTCGCGACCACCGGCGCGTCGGTGCTCGGGGTGTACTCGCTGTTCATCGCCGTCGTGGAGGTCGTCGGGCTGGTGACCGACGCCGGCCTCTCCGCGGCCGCGAAGAAGCGGATCAGCGAGGGGGTCGAGCGCGACGAGTTCTTCACCGCCGCCCTCCTCACCCGGCTCGGCATCTTCGTCGCCGTCACGGCCGTTCTGGTCGGCTTCAGGGGCGAGATCACCGCCTACATCGGCCACGAGTTCGCGGTGCCGTTCTTGCTGCTGTGTTCGCTCACCTATCTCGTCCAGTCGACGCTCTACGAATCCCTGAGCGGCGAGAAACGGGTCGCCAGAGCCGGGCTGCTGGGGTTCGTCTCCAACGGCGGCCGCCTGGTCGCGTGGATCCCCCTCCTGGCACTGGATTACGGCGTGTTCGGGATCTTCGTTGGGGTCTGGCTCGGACAGGTGTTGGCCGTCGTCGTCGGCGTGGCCATGCTCTCGTTGCGGCTGCGACGACCGGCACGGCGACACTTCGAGAGCCTGTTCCGGTTCGCGAAGTACAGCTGGATGGGGGCGCTCCAGGAGACCTCCTGGATCTGGACGGACACGCTCATCCTCGGTGTCTTCGTCGCCCCCGCGCTCGTCGGGGTCTACGAGCTGAGCTGGCAGATCACCGGCGTCCTGTTCTTCGTCGCGTCGGCGATCAGTTCGGCGCTGTTCCCGAGCATCAGCGAGCTCGCGGCCCGGAACGACTACGACCGGGTCACCGACCTCCTCGAACGATCGCTGGTCTACGTCGGGATCATGTCGATCCCCGGCTTCGTCGGCGGGATCATCTTCGCCGAACCGATACTGGCGATGTTCGGCGACGAGTACCGGGTCGGTGCCACCGTCGTCGTCGTGTTGCTCCTCGCACGCGCGTTCCACAGCTACGAGGTGGTGTTCGGTGAGGCGCTCAACGCGCTCGACCGTCCGGACCTGATGTTCAGAACGAACCTCGTCTTCCTCGTCCTCCTCATCTCGCTCAACGTCGTCGGTATTACCCTGTTCGGGTGGGTCGGCGCGGCGTTCGCCACGACGGCGGCGATGGTGGTCCGGACGGCGCTCTCGTTCTACTTCATCCGGTCGATACTCGCGTTCACGGTTCCGACGCGGGAGATCGGCTTCGAAGTCCTCGCCGCGCTCTTCATGGGGGCGTGTCTCTGGGTGCTCACGCCGGACGCCACGCTCGGGATCCCGACGACCATCCTGTTGGTCGGGACGGGCGCAGCGATCTACGCGCTCACCGTCCTCGCGCTGATAGAACGGGTCCGCGTCGAGGCGTCGGGGCTCGTTTCGAACGTCCGGACGCTTCTCTAG